A single window of Shewanella sp. Choline-02u-19 DNA harbors:
- a CDS encoding tyrosine-type recombinase/integrase, which yields MDTFEQHRFDSLYEQHLTNLTLQGKRPATIDAYSRAVRRIAAFFDRCPDNLTTDDLKRYFAQLIASHSWSTVKLDRNGLQFFYRHVLNQHWEWLNIVKPPQVNRLPDILTPTEVAIVISLTHKLRYQVCFLTLYSMGLRLGEAISLQIGDVDSQMMQVHIRNAKGGKDRLVPLPQRTLLALRYYWQTHRHPRLMFPGKDGKPDSMIDKGGIQKALKRVIAECNIHKSISPHNLRHSYATHLLEQGLDLRSVQSLLGHNSLNTTARYTKLTHITRKNTAEAINKLADDLILKWECDV from the coding sequence ATGGACACATTCGAACAACACCGCTTTGATTCTCTTTATGAACAACATCTTACCAACTTAACCCTACAAGGCAAGCGACCCGCCACCATCGATGCATATAGCCGTGCAGTACGGCGTATTGCCGCCTTCTTTGACCGTTGTCCCGACAACCTTACCACCGATGATTTAAAGCGTTACTTTGCTCAACTGATAGCATCACACTCGTGGAGCACCGTTAAGCTTGACCGTAACGGCTTACAGTTTTTCTATCGCCATGTGCTCAACCAACACTGGGAGTGGCTCAACATCGTTAAGCCTCCACAGGTCAACCGACTGCCCGATATCCTAACCCCAACTGAAGTTGCCATCGTTATAAGTCTCACACATAAGTTGCGATATCAGGTCTGCTTTCTGACCCTATACAGTATGGGGTTGCGCCTCGGCGAGGCCATTTCATTGCAAATAGGTGATGTGGATTCACAGATGATGCAGGTGCATATTCGCAATGCTAAAGGCGGTAAGGATAGATTGGTTCCTCTACCACAACGCACCTTATTAGCGCTGCGATATTACTGGCAAACTCATCGCCATCCACGCCTGATGTTTCCTGGTAAAGACGGTAAACCGGATTCGATGATAGATAAAGGCGGCATTCAGAAAGCCTTAAAACGAGTCATTGCTGAGTGCAATATTCATAAATCCATCAGTCCGCATAATCTGCGACATAGCTACGCAACCCATCTGCTAGAGCAAGGACTAGACCTGCGCTCAGTGCAAAGCCTGCTCGGTCATAACAGCCTCAACACCACCGCTCGTTACACCAAACTGACCCACATCACCCGTAAAAATACCGCTGAGGCAATTAACAAACTTGCTGATGATTTAATCTTGAAGTGGGAGTGCGACGTATGA
- a CDS encoding IS91 family transposase, which translates to MKFIDILRDHLDTFNQAFDQQITTSMRQAIFAMLSCRTNTERTSQWACQSCPHHADFPLSCGHRSCPQCQHNTTSDWLAKQQAKLLPVEYYMVTFTLPYELRVTAKHQPELVYQAMFTVAASVLKEFAKNAKKLGGDIGFTGVLHTHNRRRDYHPHIHFIIPAGSFNKAKQQWHKNKGKYLFNSFNLAKVWRARLLEQLTDKLNIKLPAAIPKQWVVDCQHVGKGLPALKYLSRYLYRGVLSDKSIISATEDQVSFEYQNSQTKATEIRTLPTVEFLWLVLQHVLPKGLRRVRDYGLLQGSCRKLRLQIQLMLAVAGTMFAPFEKATKTKAIRPCPCCQQPMTFMGVHARLTSFLRQKPTTPNATV; encoded by the coding sequence ATGAAGTTCATCGATATTTTACGCGACCATCTTGATACCTTTAATCAGGCTTTTGATCAACAAATCACAACCTCGATGCGGCAAGCTATTTTCGCCATGCTCAGTTGTCGCACCAATACTGAGAGAACGAGTCAGTGGGCGTGTCAGAGTTGCCCTCATCATGCTGACTTTCCGTTGTCTTGTGGTCATCGCAGTTGCCCGCAATGTCAGCACAACACCACGAGCGACTGGCTGGCAAAACAGCAGGCTAAACTGTTGCCCGTGGAGTATTACATGGTCACTTTCACTCTGCCTTATGAGCTTAGAGTTACCGCCAAACATCAGCCTGAACTTGTCTATCAAGCCATGTTCACCGTCGCTGCTAGCGTGCTCAAGGAATTTGCTAAAAACGCAAAAAAACTCGGTGGTGACATCGGTTTTACGGGCGTGCTACATACCCATAATCGGCGACGCGACTACCATCCTCATATTCACTTCATCATTCCCGCGGGGAGTTTCAACAAAGCCAAACAACAGTGGCACAAGAACAAAGGCAAGTACCTGTTTAACAGTTTTAACCTCGCCAAAGTATGGCGAGCACGCTTGCTTGAGCAATTGACAGACAAGCTCAACATCAAGCTGCCAGCAGCCATCCCGAAACAGTGGGTTGTCGACTGCCAGCATGTTGGCAAAGGGCTACCTGCGCTAAAGTACCTGTCGAGATACCTCTATCGCGGCGTTTTGTCTGACAAAAGCATCATTAGTGCAACCGAAGATCAAGTGTCCTTCGAGTATCAAAATAGCCAAACCAAAGCCACTGAAATACGCACTTTACCTACGGTGGAGTTCCTATGGTTAGTGCTTCAGCATGTGCTACCGAAGGGATTACGTCGAGTGAGAGACTATGGATTACTGCAAGGAAGTTGCCGAAAACTAAGACTGCAAATACAGCTCATGCTAGCGGTTGCGGGAACGATGTTTGCGCCGTTCGAAAAAGCTACCAAAACCAAAGCTATACGACCTTGTCCCTGCTGCCAGCAGCCGATGACATTTATGGGAGTGCACGCACGACTGACAAGCTTTCTTAGGCAAAAACCAACGACACCTAACGCCACTGTTTAA
- a CDS encoding integron integrase — protein MRVRHYSYQTEKSYLYWNRYFIRRCHIRHGSEITNEAIERFLCFLAEQCGVSASTQKQALCAIVFACRYVLKMDTAGLNFPYAKAPKRIPQVLSIGEAKCVIGHLAGNHYLIAALLFGSGLRLKEVLRLRIKDIDLSSKTVFVHQGKGNKDRVCLLPSELVLPLKGQIESVKSVHNGDLRAGYGLASLPISLIRKYRSSANKFHWQFIFPASRRCIHPSDDYICRHHIHQTAFSKALSVAVKQTQIDKRVTAHTFRHSFATALLRKGYDLRTIQELLGHTDIKTTQIYTHVVGAHTSGVVSPFDS, from the coding sequence ATAAGAGTACGCCACTACAGTTATCAAACGGAAAAGTCTTATCTTTATTGGAATAGGTACTTCATTCGGCGTTGTCATATACGGCATGGATCTGAGATCACAAATGAAGCTATTGAGCGGTTTTTGTGTTTTTTAGCTGAGCAATGCGGTGTATCGGCCAGTACACAAAAACAAGCATTATGTGCCATCGTGTTTGCTTGCCGTTATGTATTAAAGATGGATACAGCGGGGCTGAATTTTCCCTACGCAAAAGCCCCTAAGCGAATACCTCAAGTGCTCTCTATAGGTGAAGCAAAATGTGTTATTGGACATTTAGCCGGCAACCATTACCTTATAGCCGCATTGTTATTTGGATCCGGCCTCAGGTTAAAGGAAGTATTACGCTTACGGATTAAGGATATCGATTTGTCTTCCAAAACCGTTTTTGTTCATCAAGGAAAGGGAAATAAAGATAGAGTATGTTTACTGCCTAGTGAGCTTGTATTACCGCTAAAAGGTCAAATTGAGTCAGTTAAATCGGTTCATAATGGAGATCTTAGGGCTGGGTACGGGCTAGCGTCTTTACCTATATCACTCATTAGAAAGTACCGGAGCAGTGCTAATAAATTTCATTGGCAATTTATTTTTCCTGCTAGTCGTCGGTGTATTCACCCGAGCGATGACTATATTTGTCGGCACCACATTCATCAGACAGCATTTTCAAAAGCGTTAAGTGTTGCAGTGAAGCAGACACAAATAGATAAACGTGTCACAGCCCATACTTTCCGCCATTCGTTTGCAACAGCGTTACTGAGAAAAGGCTATGATTTAAGGACTATTCAGGAATTACTCGGGCATACTGACATTAAAACAACACAAATTTATACCCATGTAGTGGGTGCCCATACAAGCGGTGTTGTCAGTCCGTTCGACAGCTAA
- the trpA gene encoding tryptophan synthase subunit alpha, whose amino-acid sequence MSNRYQAAFSALDKKNQGAFVPFVTLGDPSPELSLKIIDTLVENGADALELGFPFSDPLADGPVIQGANLRSLAAGTTPTQCFEMLSAIRAKYPDLPIGLLLYANLVFANGIDAFYAKAQAAGVDSVLIADVPVEEADPFIASAKAHGVAPIFIAPPNADSETLQLVSDKGEGYTYLLSRSGVTGTESKAGMPITDILNRLKEFNGAPPLLGFGIAEPSQVKAAIDAGAAGAISGSAVVKIIDANKDNEANLLNALAEFTRNMKAATAR is encoded by the coding sequence ATGAGTAATCGTTATCAGGCAGCGTTTTCGGCCCTAGATAAGAAGAATCAAGGCGCATTCGTCCCCTTTGTGACCTTAGGCGATCCCTCTCCTGAGTTGTCACTGAAGATTATTGATACCTTAGTTGAAAACGGCGCTGATGCACTTGAACTGGGGTTCCCATTTTCAGACCCACTTGCAGATGGCCCTGTGATCCAAGGGGCTAATCTACGTTCATTAGCCGCAGGCACTACGCCAACACAGTGCTTTGAGATGCTTAGCGCTATTCGCGCTAAATACCCAGACTTGCCTATTGGCTTACTGCTTTACGCCAACCTTGTATTCGCTAATGGCATTGATGCTTTCTATGCTAAAGCCCAAGCCGCCGGTGTTGACTCAGTGTTGATTGCAGATGTGCCCGTTGAGGAAGCTGACCCATTTATTGCTTCAGCTAAGGCTCATGGCGTAGCGCCAATTTTTATTGCACCACCCAATGCCGACAGTGAAACATTGCAACTTGTGAGCGATAAAGGCGAAGGTTACACCTATTTGCTGTCACGTTCAGGCGTAACAGGCACTGAATCAAAAGCGGGGATGCCAATTACCGATATTCTTAACCGTTTAAAAGAGTTTAATGGTGCGCCGCCACTGCTTGGATTTGGTATTGCTGAGCCCTCTCAAGTTAAAGCGGCGATTGATGCTGGTGCAGCAGGCGCCATTTCGGGTTCTGCCGTGGTAAAAATTATCGACGCCAATAAAGACAATGAAGCGAACTTGCTCAACGCATTGGCTGAGTTTACCCGCAATATGAAAGCCGCCACGGCGCGGTAA
- the trpB gene encoding tryptophan synthase subunit beta, with product MSKLNPYFGEYGGMYVPQILMPALKQLETAFIEAQEDEAFQKEFTDLLKNYAGRPTALTLTKNLSPNPLVKIYLKREDLLHGGAHKTNQVLGQALLAKRMGKKEIIAETGAGQHGVATALACALLNLKCKVYMGAKDIERQSPNVFRMKLMGAEVIPVTSGSGTLKDACNEAMRDWSGSYEKAHYLLGTAAGPHPFPTIVREFQRMIGAETKKQILEREGRLPDAVIACVGGGSNAIGMFADFIDDEEVALIGVEPAGKGIDTPMHGAPLKHGKTGIFFGMKAPLMQDSEGQIEESYSVSAGLDFPSVGPQHAHLAAIGRATYESATDDEALEMFQLLARSEGIIPALESAHAIAYAVKLAKEATKETLLVVNLSGRGDKDIFTVADILETQAKEKSAQESGNE from the coding sequence ATGAGTAAATTAAACCCCTATTTCGGGGAATATGGCGGAATGTACGTCCCGCAAATTTTAATGCCTGCCCTCAAGCAGCTAGAAACCGCCTTTATCGAAGCGCAAGAAGATGAAGCGTTTCAAAAAGAATTTACCGATCTGCTCAAGAACTATGCTGGCCGCCCAACAGCGCTAACGCTAACCAAAAATCTTAGCCCTAACCCATTGGTTAAAATTTACCTAAAGCGTGAAGACTTACTTCACGGCGGCGCACACAAGACTAACCAAGTATTAGGCCAAGCACTGCTGGCAAAACGCATGGGTAAAAAAGAGATCATTGCAGAAACGGGCGCGGGTCAGCACGGCGTAGCAACGGCGCTTGCCTGTGCATTGCTTAATTTGAAATGCAAAGTCTACATGGGTGCTAAAGACATTGAACGTCAATCGCCAAACGTCTTTAGAATGAAACTGATGGGCGCCGAAGTTATTCCGGTCACTTCAGGTTCTGGCACCTTAAAAGATGCCTGTAATGAAGCGATGCGCGACTGGTCTGGTAGTTACGAAAAAGCGCACTATTTATTAGGTACGGCGGCAGGTCCACATCCCTTCCCTACCATAGTGCGCGAATTTCAGCGCATGATAGGCGCTGAGACTAAAAAGCAAATTCTTGAGCGTGAGGGACGCCTACCCGATGCGGTTATCGCCTGTGTCGGCGGAGGCTCCAATGCTATTGGTATGTTTGCCGACTTTATCGATGATGAAGAAGTCGCACTTATCGGTGTTGAACCTGCAGGAAAAGGGATTGATACCCCCATGCATGGCGCACCGTTAAAGCACGGTAAAACGGGCATTTTCTTCGGTATGAAAGCCCCATTGATGCAAGACAGTGAAGGTCAAATAGAAGAGTCATACTCGGTATCAGCCGGGCTTGATTTCCCATCGGTTGGCCCACAGCACGCACATCTTGCTGCCATTGGCCGTGCAACATACGAGTCTGCGACTGATGATGAAGCATTAGAAATGTTCCAGTTATTAGCCCGTAGCGAAGGTATTATTCCGGCACTTGAATCAGCCCATGCGATAGCCTATGCCGTCAAGCTTGCAAAAGAAGCGACCAAAGAGACCCTGCTAGTGGTGAACCTTTCAGGTCGTGGCGACAAAGATATCTTTACCGTGGCTGACATATTAGAAACCCAAGCAAAAGAAAAATCAGCACAGGAGAGTGGCAATGAGTAA
- the trpCF gene encoding bifunctional indole-3-glycerol-phosphate synthase TrpC/phosphoribosylanthranilate isomerase TrpF: MANDTTTKVSNVLTKIVDTKPAHIAALKLRFPEASLMPKQSDRSLFDALKAPNAGFILECKKASPSKGLIRDVFDVDAIADVYNHYAAGISVLTDEQFFQGDMDYIPRVRARVRQPILCKDFFVDEYQIKLAAHQGADAILLMLSVLNDERYQALASEAAKYQLDILTEVSNEVELSRAIALNSAIIGINNRNLRDLSTDLATTEALAPHVPADRVVISESGIYNQAQVRRLAPLVDGFLVGSSLMAADDLDLACRTLTFGHNKVCGLTRIEDLVEVAKKGAVYGGLIFAEKSPRAVTKAQAIELVRQLDASGHRLNLVGVFVNESSNVIASLASQLGLYAVQLHGQETSLEIDDLRSALATLKADCQIWKAVAVKNDSIDTELDIPTNVDRILFDSKSDGQFGGTGQVFDWQQAIPNRSEALLAGGLTGDNAKLAANQGFYGLDFNSGLEQSPGVKDHNKIAQTFNHLRQY; this comes from the coding sequence ATGGCCAATGATACGACAACTAAAGTAAGCAATGTATTAACCAAAATTGTTGATACTAAACCTGCCCATATTGCCGCATTAAAACTGCGTTTCCCTGAGGCGAGCTTAATGCCTAAGCAGTCAGACCGCAGTCTGTTTGATGCACTTAAAGCACCTAATGCTGGCTTTATCTTAGAGTGTAAAAAAGCCAGTCCGTCGAAAGGTCTTATCCGCGACGTATTTGACGTGGATGCTATAGCCGATGTTTACAACCACTACGCTGCTGGGATCTCAGTACTAACCGATGAACAGTTTTTCCAAGGCGACATGGATTACATCCCTAGAGTCCGTGCGCGTGTTCGCCAACCTATTTTGTGTAAAGACTTTTTCGTTGACGAATACCAAATAAAACTCGCCGCCCATCAAGGTGCTGATGCCATATTGTTAATGCTCTCGGTGCTCAATGATGAGCGATATCAAGCACTGGCTAGCGAAGCTGCAAAGTATCAATTAGACATTTTAACCGAGGTCAGCAACGAAGTAGAATTGAGCCGCGCCATTGCACTTAACTCCGCTATTATCGGGATTAATAACCGCAATCTACGTGACTTATCAACGGATTTAGCCACCACCGAAGCGTTAGCGCCACATGTTCCGGCTGATCGCGTCGTTATCAGTGAATCAGGGATCTACAATCAAGCACAGGTACGTCGTTTAGCGCCCTTGGTTGATGGTTTTCTCGTTGGCAGCTCATTAATGGCAGCTGATGACTTAGACTTAGCCTGCAGAACCTTAACCTTTGGCCACAATAAAGTCTGCGGCTTAACCCGTATTGAAGATCTAGTTGAGGTAGCAAAAAAAGGCGCAGTTTATGGCGGATTAATTTTTGCTGAAAAATCACCCCGAGCCGTGACCAAAGCGCAAGCAATTGAACTTGTCCGTCAGCTCGATGCATCGGGCCACAGGCTTAACCTTGTGGGCGTTTTTGTCAACGAAAGCAGCAATGTTATCGCCTCACTTGCAAGTCAACTAGGGCTATATGCAGTGCAATTGCATGGACAAGAAACCTCGCTTGAAATAGACGACCTTCGCAGCGCATTAGCCACGCTAAAGGCTGATTGTCAGATTTGGAAAGCGGTTGCAGTGAAAAACGACAGTATCGATACCGAATTAGATATTCCGACCAATGTCGATCGTATTTTATTCGACAGTAAGAGTGACGGTCAGTTTGGCGGCACTGGGCAGGTATTTGATTGGCAACAAGCCATCCCTAATCGCAGCGAGGCACTTTTAGCGGGGGGCTTAACAGGTGATAACGCCAAGCTTGCCGCTAACCAAGGCTTTTATGGACTCGATTTTAACAGTGGCCTAGAACAAAGCCCTGGCGTTAAAGATCATAACAAGATAGCCCAAACATTTAACCATCTACGTCAGTACTAG
- the trpD gene encoding anthranilate phosphoribosyltransferase, translating to MSQTNNNAPLLESLYRGESLNRQDAKKLFSSIIQGEMNEVTMAGMLVAMKMRGETIDEISGAADALRAAAKRFPTPNERTVAQGIVDIVGTGGDGHNTINISTTAAFVAAAAGAKVAKHGNRSVSSKSGSSDLLAQFGIDLTMAPETARDCLDNLGLCFLFAPHYHGGVAHAVPVRQALKTRTLFNVLGPLINPSHPDFMLLGVYSAELVAPIAQVVKALGIKRAMVVHGSGLDEVAIHGKTLVHELNEGTITEYYLTPSELGVETAQLTDLEGGAPEENAAFTRAILQGKGKTAHMNAVAVNAGCALYVAGVADSVKVGTALALATIESGKAYELLTELANASQAGKGA from the coding sequence ATGAGCCAAACTAACAACAATGCCCCACTGCTCGAATCTCTTTATCGTGGTGAAAGCCTCAATCGTCAAGATGCTAAAAAGTTGTTTAGCAGTATCATTCAAGGCGAAATGAATGAAGTTACCATGGCCGGTATGCTGGTCGCGATGAAAATGCGCGGCGAAACAATTGATGAAATATCTGGCGCAGCTGATGCGTTAAGAGCAGCCGCAAAACGATTCCCAACCCCAAATGAACGTACAGTAGCGCAAGGGATTGTTGATATTGTGGGCACTGGCGGCGATGGCCACAACACCATCAACATCTCCACTACCGCCGCTTTTGTGGCCGCTGCAGCAGGCGCAAAAGTCGCCAAACATGGTAACCGCAGTGTTTCCAGTAAGTCGGGGTCATCGGATCTATTAGCCCAATTTGGCATTGATTTAACCATGGCACCTGAAACCGCACGAGACTGTTTAGATAACCTAGGCCTCTGCTTTTTGTTTGCGCCGCATTATCACGGCGGTGTTGCACATGCAGTGCCTGTTCGCCAAGCGCTTAAAACCCGTACCCTGTTTAATGTCCTTGGGCCGTTAATTAACCCGTCGCACCCTGACTTTATGTTACTTGGGGTGTATAGCGCAGAACTTGTCGCGCCAATCGCGCAAGTGGTCAAAGCCCTGGGGATTAAGCGGGCGATGGTGGTTCACGGTAGCGGTCTTGATGAAGTCGCAATACATGGTAAAACCTTGGTGCATGAACTTAATGAAGGCACCATTACTGAGTATTACCTCACCCCGAGTGAACTTGGCGTAGAAACCGCACAATTGACCGATCTTGAGGGCGGTGCGCCGGAAGAAAATGCTGCTTTTACCCGAGCTATCCTACAAGGTAAAGGCAAAACAGCCCATATGAATGCGGTAGCCGTTAACGCTGGTTGCGCCTTATATGTCGCTGGAGTGGCGGATTCAGTCAAAGTCGGTACTGCGCTTGCGTTAGCGACCATTGAAAGTGGCAAAGCGTATGAACTACTCACTGAGCTTGCCAATGCAAGCCAAGCGGGAAAAGGAGCTTAG
- a CDS encoding aminodeoxychorismate/anthranilate synthase component II: MKIYLLDNFDSFTYNLVDQFRSLGYEVIIYRNDVDADFIADKLLNETQPAALVLSPGPGAPHEAGSLMALIANVAGKVPMLGICLGHQALIEHYGGKVERAKQVVHGKASPTEHNGKGIFANLPSPLPVARYHSLVATQVPDCLEIIATTEDMPMAIIHQQDNAVGFQFHPESILTTLGSQLLVQSLDYLAQSLTLTHAKLDDKG, from the coding sequence ATGAAAATCTATCTACTCGATAACTTCGACTCATTCACTTATAACCTAGTGGACCAATTTAGAAGCCTTGGCTATGAGGTTATTATTTATCGAAATGACGTCGATGCTGACTTTATCGCCGATAAGTTACTCAATGAAACACAACCGGCGGCATTAGTGTTGTCTCCAGGTCCTGGCGCCCCCCATGAAGCGGGTTCATTAATGGCACTGATTGCCAATGTTGCAGGTAAAGTGCCTATGCTTGGGATCTGCTTAGGTCACCAAGCGCTGATTGAACATTATGGCGGCAAAGTCGAGCGAGCAAAACAAGTTGTACACGGTAAAGCCAGTCCAACAGAGCATAATGGTAAAGGCATCTTTGCCAACCTGCCCTCGCCTCTGCCAGTTGCCCGATACCACAGCCTTGTGGCGACTCAGGTACCCGACTGCCTAGAGATTATTGCCACCACAGAAGACATGCCAATGGCGATTATTCATCAACAAGATAACGCGGTGGGTTTTCAGTTTCATCCCGAATCAATACTCACCACGCTTGGTAGCCAGTTGTTAGTGCAATCATTAGATTACCTTGCACAATCATTAACCTTAACCCATGCCAAACTTGACGATAAAGGATAA
- a CDS encoding anthranilate synthase component 1, with protein sequence MAQNTMAKVVTQKEALAYHNDPLRLYQHVTNDAPHTMLLESAEIESKDHLKSIILTHAAMKIRCDGYTLLFQALTENGQTLLDPIKCFFTANFPTTEFIESSSRTLTVKLQKNSKQLDEDARLKSTSPLDGLRMLVKHIRCDEAPAFEDLFLGGVLSYDLIDTVEPLPQVPEGDNSCPDYLFYLAETLILVDHQQQSADIITHQFDTFTEPRIVEIQATLASRMAELQQTCQSLPPVAALNVVNAETQVNISDSEFKQTVNDLKQHIIAGDIFQVVPSRSFSLPCPNTLGAYRALRLTNPSPYMFYFRGEGFTLFGASPESALKYEASTNQVEIYPIAGTRKRGKTADGEIDFDLDSRNELELRLDKKELSEHIMLVDLARNDVARISQSGTRKVPELLKVDRYSHVMHLVSRVTGQLRTDLDALHAYQACMNMGTLTGAPKVSAAQLIRGAEKTRRGSYGGAVGYLNGLGDMDTCIVIRSAFVKDGTAYIQAGAGVVYDSDPQAEADETRQKAQAVISAIKMGGGR encoded by the coding sequence ATGGCACAAAACACAATGGCCAAAGTGGTGACTCAAAAGGAAGCACTCGCTTATCATAACGACCCATTACGCTTATACCAGCATGTGACCAACGATGCGCCGCATACTATGTTGCTTGAGTCCGCAGAGATTGAGAGTAAGGATCACCTTAAAAGTATTATATTGACCCATGCGGCAATGAAGATCCGTTGTGATGGCTACACCCTATTGTTTCAGGCATTGACCGAAAATGGTCAAACGTTACTTGACCCCATTAAGTGCTTTTTCACCGCAAACTTCCCCACAACGGAGTTTATCGAATCATCTAGCCGCACGTTAACCGTCAAACTACAAAAAAATAGCAAACAGCTTGATGAAGATGCACGCTTAAAGTCAACATCGCCGCTTGATGGCTTAAGAATGCTGGTCAAGCATATTCGCTGCGACGAAGCCCCTGCTTTTGAAGACCTCTTTTTGGGCGGCGTACTCTCTTACGACTTGATTGATACTGTTGAACCATTACCTCAAGTACCAGAAGGCGACAATAGCTGCCCGGACTATCTATTCTATCTCGCAGAGACCTTAATTCTGGTCGATCATCAGCAGCAAAGCGCTGATATCATTACCCATCAGTTTGATACGTTCACCGAGCCACGCATTGTAGAGATCCAAGCCACATTGGCGAGTCGCATGGCTGAACTGCAACAAACCTGTCAATCACTCCCACCGGTTGCTGCGTTAAATGTGGTCAATGCCGAGACGCAGGTCAATATCTCCGATAGCGAGTTTAAACAAACGGTCAACGACTTAAAGCAGCACATTATCGCCGGTGATATTTTCCAAGTGGTGCCATCTCGTAGCTTTAGCTTACCCTGCCCTAATACGCTCGGTGCCTATCGCGCCCTTAGACTCACTAACCCAAGTCCCTACATGTTTTACTTTAGAGGCGAAGGCTTCACACTCTTTGGCGCCTCACCTGAAAGTGCGCTTAAATATGAAGCCAGTACCAATCAAGTTGAGATCTATCCTATTGCAGGTACGCGTAAGCGCGGTAAGACAGCCGATGGTGAAATCGATTTTGATCTTGATAGCCGTAATGAACTAGAACTGCGTCTCGATAAAAAAGAGCTATCAGAACACATTATGTTGGTTGATTTAGCCCGTAACGATGTGGCTCGAATAAGTCAAAGTGGCACGCGTAAAGTCCCCGAGCTATTGAAAGTTGACCGTTATTCGCATGTCATGCACCTCGTTAGCCGAGTCACAGGGCAATTAAGAACCGACCTTGACGCCTTACATGCATATCAAGCGTGTATGAATATGGGCACCTTAACGGGTGCGCCCAAAGTCAGTGCCGCGCAGCTTATTCGCGGCGCAGAAAAAACACGACGTGGTAGTTACGGCGGCGCCGTGGGCTACCTAAACGGACTCGGCGATATGGATACCTGTATTGTGATCCGCTCCGCCTTTGTCAAAGACGGAACCGCATATATCCAAGCCGGTGCTGGCGTGGTGTACGATTCAGATCCACAAGCCGAAGCGGATGAAACAAGACAAAAAGCACAAGCCGTAATTTCAGCCATCAAGATGGGAGGTGGACGATGA